In a single window of the Streptomyces sp. NBC_00285 genome:
- a CDS encoding acetolactate synthase large subunit — protein MTEQATGAHPQPRPRSGGQQSAPEHVTGAQSLIRSLEEVGAETVFGIPGGAILPAYDPLMDSTRVRHVLVRHEQGAGHAATGYAQATGKVGVCMATSGPGATNLVTPIADAHMDSVPLVAITGQVASKAIGTDAFQEADIVGITMPITKHNFLVTKAEDIPRVIAQAFHIASTGRPGPVLVDIAKDALQAKTTFSWPPVMDLPGYRPVTKPHAKQIREGAKLITQAKRPVLYVGGGVIKAGATAELKVLAELTGAPVTTTLMGLGAFPDSHPLHVGMPGMHGAVTAVTALQKADLIVALGTRFDDRVTGRLDSFAPHAKIVHADIDPAEIGKNRAADVPIVGDAREVIADLVQAVQKEHSEGHKGDYSAWWKDLSRWRETYPLGYDQPDDGSLSPQHVIERIGQLAPEGTIFAAGVGQHQMWSAHFIQYEKPATWLNSGGAGTMGYAVPAAMGAKAGMPQHTVWAIDGDGCFQMTNQELTTCALNNIPIKVAIINNGALGMVRQWQTLFYNQRYSNTVLHSGPQDVNPDAKGTRVPDFVKLSEAMGCVGLRCERPEDLDKVIAEANSINDRPVVVDFIVHEDAMVWPMVAAGTSNDEIMAARDVRPDFGDNEDD, from the coding sequence ATGACCGAGCAGGCCACCGGGGCCCATCCGCAGCCGCGGCCCCGATCCGGAGGACAGCAGTCCGCCCCCGAGCACGTCACGGGCGCGCAGTCCCTCATCCGCTCTCTCGAGGAGGTCGGCGCCGAGACGGTATTCGGTATTCCCGGCGGTGCGATCCTTCCGGCGTACGACCCGTTGATGGACTCCACCCGGGTGCGGCACGTCCTGGTCCGGCACGAGCAGGGTGCGGGGCACGCGGCCACGGGTTACGCGCAGGCCACCGGCAAGGTGGGCGTGTGCATGGCTACCTCGGGTCCCGGTGCCACCAACCTGGTCACCCCGATCGCGGACGCCCACATGGACTCGGTGCCGCTCGTGGCGATCACCGGGCAGGTGGCCTCCAAGGCGATCGGGACGGACGCCTTCCAGGAGGCGGACATCGTCGGTATCACGATGCCGATCACCAAGCACAACTTCCTGGTCACCAAGGCCGAGGACATCCCGCGGGTCATCGCGCAGGCCTTCCACATCGCCTCCACGGGGCGTCCGGGACCGGTCCTGGTCGACATCGCGAAGGACGCGCTGCAGGCCAAGACGACGTTCTCCTGGCCGCCGGTCATGGACCTGCCCGGCTACCGGCCGGTGACCAAGCCGCACGCCAAGCAGATCCGCGAGGGCGCCAAGCTGATCACCCAGGCCAAGCGGCCCGTCCTGTACGTCGGTGGCGGTGTCATCAAGGCCGGGGCCACCGCCGAGCTGAAGGTCCTCGCAGAACTCACCGGAGCACCCGTCACCACCACCCTGATGGGGCTCGGCGCATTCCCCGACAGCCACCCGCTGCACGTGGGAATGCCGGGTATGCACGGTGCGGTCACCGCCGTCACCGCGCTGCAGAAGGCCGACCTGATCGTCGCCCTCGGTACCCGTTTCGACGACCGTGTCACCGGCAGGCTGGACAGCTTCGCCCCGCACGCCAAGATCGTCCACGCCGACATCGACCCGGCGGAGATCGGCAAGAACCGTGCCGCCGACGTGCCGATCGTCGGGGACGCCCGGGAGGTCATCGCCGACCTGGTCCAGGCCGTCCAGAAGGAGCACAGCGAGGGCCACAAGGGCGACTACAGCGCCTGGTGGAAGGACCTGTCCCGCTGGCGCGAGACCTACCCGCTCGGCTACGACCAGCCCGACGACGGCTCGCTGTCCCCGCAGCACGTCATCGAGCGGATCGGGCAGCTCGCCCCGGAGGGCACGATCTTCGCGGCGGGCGTGGGCCAGCACCAGATGTGGTCGGCGCACTTCATCCAGTACGAGAAGCCCGCCACCTGGCTGAACTCCGGCGGTGCCGGAACGATGGGCTACGCGGTTCCGGCCGCCATGGGTGCCAAGGCCGGCATGCCGCAGCACACGGTCTGGGCGATCGACGGTGACGGCTGCTTCCAGATGACCAACCAGGAACTCACCACCTGCGCCCTGAACAACATCCCGATCAAGGTCGCCATCATCAACAACGGCGCCCTCGGGATGGTCCGCCAGTGGCAGACCCTCTTCTACAACCAGCGCTACTCCAACACCGTGCTCCACTCCGGTCCGCAGGACGTCAATCCCGACGCGAAGGGCACGCGCGTGCCGGACTTCGTGAAGCTGTCCGAGGCGATGGGCTGCGTGGGTCTGCGCTGTGAGCGTCCGGAGGACCTGGACAAGGTCATCGCGGAGGCGAACTCCATCAACGACCGTCCCGTCGTCGTGGACTTCATCGTCCACGAGGACGCGATGGTGTGGCCGATGGTCGCCGCCGGCACCTCCAACGACGAGATCATGGCCGCCCGGGACGTCCGCCCCGACTTCGGCGACAACGAAGACGACTGA
- the serA gene encoding phosphoglycerate dehydrogenase, protein MSSKPVVLIAEELSPATVDALGPDFEIRHCNGADRAELLPAIADVDAILIRSATKVDAEAIAVAKKLKVVARAGVGLDNVDVSASTKAGVMVVNAPTSNIVTAAELACGLLVATARHIPQANAALKNGEWKRSKYTGVELAEKTLGVVGLGRIGALVAQRMSGFGMKVVAYDPYIQPARAAQMGVKVLSLDELLEVSDFITVHLPKTPETVGLIGDEALRKVKPSVRIVNAARGGIVDEEALYSALKEGRVAGAGLDVYAKEPCTDSPLFEFDQVVATPHLGASTDEAQEKAGIAVARSVRLALAGELVPDAVNVQGGVIAEDVKPGLPLAERLGRIFTALAGEVAVRLDVEVYGEITQHDVKVLELSALKGVFEDVVDETVSYVNAPLFAQERGVEVRLTTSSESADHRNVVTVRGTLSSGEEVSVSGTLAGPKHLQKIVAVGEYDVDLALADHMIVLKYEDRPGVVGTVGRIFGEAGINIAGMQVSRSVAGGEALAVLTVDDSVPVGVLAEVAEEIGATSARAVNLV, encoded by the coding sequence GTGAGCTCGAAACCTGTCGTACTCATCGCTGAAGAGCTGTCGCCCGCGACCGTGGACGCGCTTGGCCCGGACTTCGAGATCCGGCACTGCAACGGAGCGGATCGAGCCGAACTGCTCCCGGCCATCGCCGACGTCGACGCGATCCTGATCCGTTCCGCCACCAAGGTGGACGCCGAGGCGATCGCCGTCGCGAAGAAGCTGAAGGTCGTCGCACGAGCCGGCGTCGGCCTGGACAACGTCGACGTCTCCGCCTCCACCAAGGCCGGCGTGATGGTCGTCAACGCCCCCACCTCGAACATCGTGACCGCCGCCGAGCTCGCCTGCGGTCTCCTCGTCGCCACCGCCCGCCACATTCCGCAGGCCAACGCCGCGCTGAAGAACGGCGAGTGGAAGCGCAGCAAGTACACGGGCGTGGAGCTGGCGGAGAAGACCCTCGGTGTCGTGGGCCTGGGCCGGATCGGTGCGCTGGTCGCTCAGCGCATGTCCGGCTTCGGGATGAAGGTCGTCGCCTACGACCCCTACATCCAGCCCGCCCGCGCCGCCCAGATGGGCGTCAAGGTGCTGTCCCTGGACGAGCTCCTCGAGGTGTCCGACTTCATCACCGTCCATCTGCCCAAGACGCCCGAGACCGTCGGCCTCATCGGCGACGAGGCGCTGCGCAAGGTCAAGCCGAGCGTGCGGATCGTCAACGCCGCGCGCGGCGGGATCGTCGACGAGGAGGCGCTGTACTCGGCGCTGAAGGAGGGACGCGTCGCGGGCGCCGGCCTCGACGTGTACGCGAAGGAGCCCTGCACGGACTCCCCGCTCTTCGAGTTCGACCAGGTCGTCGCCACCCCGCACCTCGGTGCCTCCACCGACGAGGCGCAGGAGAAGGCCGGTATCGCCGTCGCCCGCTCGGTGCGTCTCGCCCTCGCCGGTGAGCTCGTGCCCGACGCGGTGAACGTCCAGGGCGGGGTCATCGCCGAGGACGTCAAGCCGGGCCTGCCGCTTGCCGAGCGCCTGGGCCGGATCTTCACGGCGCTCGCCGGTGAGGTGGCGGTCCGCCTCGACGTGGAGGTGTACGGCGAGATCACCCAGCACGACGTGAAGGTGCTGGAGCTCAGCGCCCTCAAGGGTGTCTTCGAGGATGTCGTCGACGAGACCGTGTCGTACGTCAACGCCCCGCTGTTCGCGCAGGAGCGCGGCGTCGAGGTGCGGCTGACGACCAGCTCGGAGTCGGCCGACCACCGCAACGTCGTCACCGTGCGCGGCACGCTCAGCAGTGGCGAGGAGGTCTCGGTCTCCGGCACGCTGGCCGGTCCCAAGCACCTCCAGAAGATCGTCGCGGTCGGCGAGTACGACGTCGACCTGGCCCTCGCCGACCACATGATCGTCCTCAAGTACGAGGACCGTCCCGGTGTCGTCGGCACGGTCGGCCGGATCTTCGGCGAGGCCGGGATCAACATCGCCGGTATGCAGGTGTCGCGGTCCGTCGCGGGGGGCGAGGCGCTCGCGGTTCTGACGGTGGACGACTCGGTTCCCGTCGGGGTGCTGGCCGAGGTGGCCGAGGAGATCGGCGCGACGTCTGCGCGTGCGGTGAACCTGGTCTGA
- the ilvN gene encoding acetolactate synthase small subunit, which translates to MSKHTLSVLVENTPGILARIAALFSRRGFNIDSLAVGVTEHPEISRITIVVTVVDELPLEQVTKQLNKLVNVLKIVELESGSAVQRELVLVKVRADNETRSQIVEIVQLFRAKTVDVAPEAVTIEATGSSDKLSAMLKMLEPFGIKELVQSGTIAIGRGSRSITDRSLRALDRSA; encoded by the coding sequence ATGTCCAAGCACACGCTCTCCGTCCTGGTGGAGAACACCCCCGGCATCCTGGCCCGGATCGCCGCCCTGTTCTCCCGCCGCGGCTTCAACATCGACTCGCTCGCCGTCGGCGTCACCGAGCACCCCGAGATCTCCCGGATCACCATCGTGGTGACCGTGGTCGACGAACTGCCGCTGGAGCAGGTGACGAAGCAGCTCAACAAGCTCGTCAACGTGCTCAAGATCGTCGAGCTGGAGTCCGGCTCCGCGGTTCAGCGCGAACTCGTTCTGGTGAAGGTGCGCGCCGACAACGAGACGCGCTCCCAGATCGTCGAGATCGTCCAGCTGTTCCGCGCCAAGACGGTCGACGTCGCCCCGGAGGCCGTCACGATCGAGGCCACCGGCAGCAGCGACAAGCTGTCCGCGATGCTGAAGATGCTGGAGCCCTTCGGCATCAAGGAGCTCGTCCAGTCCGGCACCATCGCGATCGGCCGCGGTTCCCGCTCGATCACGGACCGCTCGCTGCGCGCGCTCGACCGCAGCGCGTAG
- a CDS encoding MFS transporter, with product MTNSTSTSVGARAGRREWTALAVLMLPLLLVSMDVSVLYFAIPAISADLEPSGTQQLWIFDIYAFVLAGLLMTMGSLGDRIGRRKLLMAGAVAFSAASLMAAYANSAEMLIAARAVLGIGGATLMPSTMALIRTMFTDSGQRAKAIGIWSGMMTAGIALGSVMSGVLVEYFWWGSVFLVNLPAMVLLLVLAPVLLPESKDPAPGRFDWLSVPLSMAAVLPVVYGLKEIPSEGWNVRYVVSISVGLLFAALFVHRQRTTSSPMISPALFRGHGFAPAVVLNLVSAFAMMGSAVFTTQYLQSVLGKSALEAALWALLPSVPIGMVAPVTTSLVQRGTNRAHVVTAGFVIAACGYGLLALAGTDSMWLVLTACGVLASGIVMVISQMTDLALGAAPAERAGSASSLLETGTEFGGALGMAVLGSIGAAVYRHDMPGSAPDAARETLGGALAVADRFPGLATAAREAFTHGMQGAAIAGAVLLAGAAVLAAVTLRGVEVRKETPEREKVPC from the coding sequence ATGACGAACTCGACGAGCACTTCCGTCGGCGCCCGTGCCGGCCGCCGTGAATGGACCGCCCTCGCCGTCCTGATGCTTCCGCTACTGCTGGTCTCCATGGACGTCTCGGTCCTCTACTTCGCGATCCCCGCGATCAGCGCGGACCTGGAGCCGAGCGGCACCCAGCAGCTGTGGATCTTCGACATCTACGCCTTCGTCCTGGCCGGTCTGCTGATGACGATGGGCTCCCTGGGCGACCGCATCGGCCGCCGCAAACTGCTGATGGCCGGCGCGGTCGCCTTCAGCGCGGCGTCACTGATGGCGGCCTACGCGAACAGCGCCGAGATGCTCATCGCCGCCCGCGCGGTGCTCGGTATCGGCGGCGCGACCCTGATGCCGTCGACGATGGCGCTGATCCGCACGATGTTCACCGATTCCGGCCAGCGCGCGAAGGCGATCGGCATCTGGTCCGGCATGATGACGGCCGGCATCGCGCTCGGCTCGGTGATGAGCGGAGTCCTCGTCGAGTACTTCTGGTGGGGCTCGGTCTTCCTGGTCAACCTGCCCGCGATGGTTCTGCTGCTGGTCCTGGCCCCGGTCCTGCTGCCCGAGTCGAAGGACCCCGCACCCGGCCGCTTCGACTGGCTGAGCGTCCCCCTGTCGATGGCCGCCGTACTGCCCGTCGTCTACGGCCTGAAGGAGATCCCTTCCGAGGGCTGGAACGTCCGGTACGTCGTCTCGATCAGCGTCGGCCTGCTCTTCGCGGCCCTCTTCGTGCACCGCCAGCGCACCACGTCCTCGCCGATGATCTCCCCGGCCCTGTTCCGCGGCCATGGCTTCGCCCCCGCGGTCGTCCTCAACCTGGTCTCCGCGTTCGCGATGATGGGCTCCGCCGTCTTCACCACGCAGTACCTCCAGTCGGTGCTCGGCAAGAGCGCCCTGGAGGCGGCCCTGTGGGCACTGCTGCCCTCGGTGCCGATCGGCATGGTGGCCCCGGTGACGACCTCACTGGTCCAGAGGGGCACGAACCGCGCCCACGTCGTCACCGCCGGCTTCGTCATCGCCGCCTGCGGCTACGGTCTCCTCGCCCTCGCCGGTACGGACTCGATGTGGCTGGTGCTGACCGCCTGCGGTGTCCTCGCCTCCGGCATCGTCATGGTCATCTCCCAGATGACGGACCTGGCCCTGGGCGCGGCCCCGGCCGAACGCGCCGGCTCGGCGTCCTCCCTGCTGGAGACCGGCACCGAGTTCGGCGGTGCCCTCGGCATGGCGGTCCTCGGCTCCATCGGTGCGGCGGTCTACCGCCACGACATGCCGGGTTCGGCACCGGACGCGGCCCGCGAGACGCTGGGCGGGGCCCTGGCGGTCGCGGACCGGTTCCCGGGTCTTGCGACGGCGGCCCGGGAGGCGTTCACCCACGGGATGCAGGGAGCGGCGATCGCGGGAGCGGTGCTGCTCGCGGGAGCCGCGGTGCTGGCGGCGGTGACACTGCGCGGAGTCGAAGTGCGGAAGGAGACGCCGGAGCGGGAGAAAGTCCCCTGCTAG
- a CDS encoding TetR/AcrR family transcriptional regulator produces the protein MGHREDLLEGAKRCLLEKGFLRTTARDIVKESGTNLASIGYHYGSKDALLGQAYIALVESVPFEGGDGFTGAPGSLERFREVWANIVDTMRGPGSMWRLSMEVMGMGDQLPEVRDQLARAQREGGRGLVSMLMGVPEEEVTDETADTLGRFYLTLMTGLIGQWIFDPKSAPDADTLTEGLRQVIEAATRA, from the coding sequence ATGGGACATCGCGAGGATCTGCTCGAAGGCGCCAAGCGCTGCCTGCTGGAGAAGGGGTTCCTGCGTACGACCGCGCGGGACATCGTCAAGGAGTCGGGCACGAACCTGGCGTCCATCGGCTACCACTACGGATCGAAGGACGCCCTGCTGGGACAGGCGTACATCGCTCTGGTGGAAAGCGTGCCCTTCGAGGGGGGCGACGGGTTCACCGGTGCGCCCGGCTCGCTGGAACGCTTCCGCGAGGTGTGGGCCAACATCGTCGACACCATGCGGGGGCCCGGCTCGATGTGGCGGCTCAGCATGGAGGTCATGGGCATGGGTGACCAACTGCCGGAAGTGCGCGACCAGTTGGCCCGCGCCCAGCGCGAGGGCGGGCGGGGCCTGGTCTCCATGCTCATGGGCGTGCCGGAGGAGGAGGTGACGGACGAGACCGCCGACACCCTCGGCCGGTTCTATCTGACGCTGATGACCGGGCTCATCGGCCAGTGGATCTTCGACCCGAAGAGCGCGCCGGACGCGGACACCCTCACCGAAGGCCTACGGCAGGTCATCGAGGCCGCCACGCGCGCGTGA
- a CDS encoding PucR family transcriptional regulator: MYEGGGPVRENVRVTTDSRGDYQDLVDEISELLGAPATLENRDFELIAFGAYDSEGDLDPSALDPVRTRSILTRRSTATVRTWFEGFGITRASGPVRIPPTPEAGVYRGRICLPVRHRGVVLGYVWLLDSEPGPTARQLDAAMRVAARIGALLADEAQHGADLSRELRAVLTAEPGWQGDMAVAALRTALGSRGEGPYAVVCVAPWPSADPDDGPSARTVPHATALCSLPWGASAQSLAVLVRLRAADTPTPATSAAARLLERARGVEGGSGDGDTGAGHGSSASGTVVAGVAAARVGLAELASAWQEASAAARAALAEPGFGPVAEWARIGPYRLLTALPPRTAHDPAVRPLLSPAHRELARTAEVYLDCAGQAGRTAASLGIHRQTLYYRLSRVEQLTGLDLDDGEDRLLLHMALKGARL; encoded by the coding sequence ATGTATGAAGGGGGCGGTCCCGTGCGGGAGAATGTCCGGGTGACGACGGATTCCAGAGGTGACTACCAGGATCTGGTCGACGAGATCTCGGAGCTCCTGGGCGCACCCGCGACCCTCGAGAACCGCGACTTCGAGCTGATCGCCTTCGGCGCGTACGACAGTGAGGGCGACCTCGATCCGTCGGCGCTGGACCCCGTCCGCACCCGCTCGATCCTGACCCGGCGCTCCACGGCCACGGTCCGCACCTGGTTCGAGGGCTTCGGCATCACCCGGGCGAGCGGCCCGGTGCGGATTCCGCCCACGCCGGAGGCGGGGGTGTACCGCGGACGGATCTGTCTGCCCGTACGCCACCGGGGGGTCGTCCTCGGTTATGTGTGGCTGCTGGACTCCGAACCAGGCCCGACCGCACGGCAGTTGGACGCAGCCATGCGGGTGGCAGCCCGTATCGGGGCGCTGCTCGCGGACGAGGCGCAGCACGGGGCCGACCTCAGCCGGGAGCTGCGGGCCGTGCTGACCGCCGAGCCGGGCTGGCAGGGCGACATGGCGGTGGCGGCCCTGCGTACGGCACTGGGCTCCCGCGGTGAGGGCCCCTACGCGGTGGTGTGCGTCGCGCCGTGGCCGTCGGCCGACCCGGACGACGGCCCCTCGGCCCGTACGGTTCCGCACGCGACGGCGCTGTGCTCACTGCCTTGGGGCGCCTCGGCCCAGTCCCTCGCGGTGCTGGTGCGGCTGCGGGCCGCGGACACCCCGACGCCGGCGACCTCGGCGGCGGCTCGGCTGCTGGAGCGGGCGCGAGGCGTGGAGGGCGGAAGCGGTGACGGCGACACCGGGGCGGGTCACGGCTCGTCGGCCTCGGGCACCGTGGTCGCCGGAGTCGCCGCCGCGCGCGTGGGGCTCGCCGAGCTGGCGTCCGCCTGGCAGGAGGCGTCGGCGGCGGCTCGGGCCGCCCTCGCGGAACCCGGGTTCGGCCCGGTCGCGGAGTGGGCGCGCATCGGCCCGTACCGCCTCCTGACCGCGCTGCCCCCGCGGACGGCCCACGACCCCGCCGTACGCCCGCTGCTCTCCCCCGCCCACCGCGAACTCGCGCGCACCGCCGAGGTGTATCTCGACTGCGCGGGCCAGGCCGGCCGCACCGCCGCCTCACTGGGCATCCACCGCCAGACCCTCTACTACCGTCTCTCCCGCGTCGAACAGCTCACCGGCCTGGACCTGGACGACGGCGAGGACCGGCTGTTGCTGCACATGGCGCTCAAGGGGGCGCGACTGTGA
- the ilvC gene encoding ketol-acid reductoisomerase produces the protein MAELFYDADADLSIIQGRKVAVIGYGSQGHAHALSLRDSGVDVRVGLHEGSKSRAKAEEQGLRVVTPAEATAEADVIMVLVPDPLQAQVYEESIKDNLNDGDALFFGHGLNIRFDFIKPPAGVDVCMVAPKGPGHLVRRQYEEGRGVPCIAAVEQDATGNAFALTLSYAKGIGGTRAGVIKTTFTEETETDLFGEQAVLCGGTAALVKAGFETLTEAGYQPEIAYFECLHELKLIVDLMYEGGLEKMRWSISETAEWGDYVTGPRIITDATKAEMKKILAEIQDGTFAREWMAEYHGGLKKYNEYKTADSEHLLETTGKQLRKLMSWVDEEA, from the coding sequence GTGGCCGAGCTGTTCTACGACGCCGATGCCGACCTGTCCATCATCCAGGGCCGCAAGGTCGCGGTCATCGGTTACGGCAGCCAGGGCCACGCCCACGCGCTGTCGCTGCGTGACTCCGGTGTCGACGTGCGCGTCGGTCTGCACGAGGGCTCCAAGTCCAGGGCGAAGGCCGAGGAGCAGGGCCTGCGCGTGGTCACGCCCGCCGAGGCGACCGCCGAGGCCGACGTCATCATGGTCCTGGTGCCGGACCCGCTGCAGGCCCAGGTCTACGAGGAGTCCATCAAGGACAACCTCAACGACGGCGACGCGCTGTTCTTCGGTCACGGTCTGAACATCCGCTTCGACTTCATCAAGCCGCCGGCCGGCGTCGACGTGTGCATGGTCGCCCCCAAGGGCCCCGGCCACCTGGTGCGCCGTCAGTACGAGGAGGGCCGCGGCGTTCCGTGTATCGCGGCGGTCGAGCAGGACGCCACCGGCAACGCGTTCGCGCTGACGCTGTCGTACGCGAAGGGCATCGGCGGCACCCGCGCCGGCGTCATCAAGACGACGTTCACCGAGGAGACCGAGACCGACCTGTTCGGTGAGCAGGCCGTTCTCTGCGGTGGTACGGCCGCGCTGGTCAAGGCCGGTTTCGAGACGCTGACCGAGGCCGGTTACCAGCCGGAGATCGCGTACTTCGAGTGCCTGCACGAGCTGAAGCTGATCGTGGACCTCATGTACGAGGGCGGTCTGGAGAAGATGCGCTGGTCGATCTCCGAGACCGCCGAGTGGGGCGACTACGTCACCGGCCCGCGGATCATCACCGACGCCACCAAGGCCGAGATGAAGAAGATCCTCGCCGAGATCCAGGACGGCACCTTCGCCCGCGAGTGGATGGCCGAGTACCACGGCGGCCTGAAGAAGTACAACGAGTACAAGACGGCCGACTCCGAGCACCTGCTGGAGACCACCGGCAAGCAGCTCCGCAAGTTGATGAGCTGGGTCGACGAAGAGGCGTGA
- a CDS encoding proline dehydrogenase family protein, producing the protein MLGPVILAASRSDRVRRLISAAPVTKQVVDRFIPGETVDEIVPIVRELTDRGLELTMDVVGEDITNPEQAEAARDAYLALIERLRTLDLGTRAEMSVKLSMFGQALPGGHELALANVRPVVEAAAAIGTTVTLDAEDHTTLDSMFAIHEELRKDFPQTGCVIQAYLFRTEADARRLADAGSRVRLVKGAYKEPAEVAYQQKHEIDKAYVRVLRILMEGEGYPMVGSHDPRLISIAQELARLAGRKPDEYEFQMLYGIRGDEHLRLAAEGHRMRVYTAYGTDWYGYFMRRLAEKPANLRFFLRSMIGHG; encoded by the coding sequence GTGCTGGGTCCCGTGATTCTTGCCGCGTCGCGCAGCGACCGGGTCCGACGCCTGATCTCGGCGGCCCCCGTGACCAAGCAGGTCGTCGACCGCTTCATCCCGGGCGAGACGGTCGACGAGATCGTGCCGATCGTCCGTGAGCTGACCGACCGCGGTCTGGAGCTGACGATGGACGTCGTCGGCGAGGACATCACCAACCCGGAGCAGGCGGAAGCCGCCCGGGACGCCTATCTGGCACTCATCGAGCGGCTCAGGACACTCGACCTGGGTACCAGGGCCGAGATGTCGGTGAAACTCTCGATGTTCGGCCAGGCGCTGCCCGGGGGCCACGAACTGGCCCTCGCGAACGTCCGGCCCGTCGTCGAGGCGGCCGCCGCCATCGGCACGACCGTCACGCTCGACGCCGAGGACCACACCACACTCGACTCGATGTTCGCCATCCACGAGGAGCTGCGGAAGGACTTCCCGCAGACCGGCTGTGTGATCCAGGCCTACCTCTTCCGCACCGAGGCCGACGCCCGCCGGCTCGCCGACGCAGGCAGCCGGGTACGGCTCGTGAAGGGCGCGTACAAGGAGCCTGCCGAGGTCGCCTACCAGCAGAAACACGAGATCGACAAGGCGTACGTCCGGGTCCTGCGCATCCTCATGGAGGGCGAGGGCTACCCGATGGTCGGCTCCCACGACCCGCGCCTGATCTCCATCGCCCAGGAACTCGCCCGCCTGGCCGGCCGCAAGCCCGACGAGTACGAGTTCCAGATGCTCTACGGCATCCGCGGCGACGAACACCTGCGCCTGGCCGCCGAGGGCCACCGCATGCGCGTCTACACGGCCTACGGCACCGACTGGTACGGCTACTTCATGAGGCGGCTCGCGGAGAAGCCGGCGAACCTGCGGTTCTTCCTGCGGAGCATGATCGGCCACGGCTGA